In Pangasianodon hypophthalmus isolate fPanHyp1 chromosome 1, fPanHyp1.pri, whole genome shotgun sequence, the genomic window CTTTGATCCTTTGCCCAAGTTGGCTtgctttaaatcttttttaccTCTCATTGGCATGGAGCGTGAGAGCCATAGGTAGACGAGAAGCAAGAAGAcaagggaaaaagagagatgcTGGTGTCATTAGAGGGTAGAAGCATGCTTTTCCTTCATGTTTATAAATCAAAAAGCTCCATTTTGGTTTCCTGACTACTAAAATGAAGAGGACTTGCCTCTGGGTCTCTTCACGGAACATTGCCTATTCCTGTGCATGTTATCCATGTAAGGGCATACGCATGCACTGGGATAATTGCAGGGGTTTTAGCCCATTAGTGCTTTTCCTCTTGGTGCCATTTCCATCAGGAAGCATGAAAGATTCCTCGGTCCAGTTGTACTTGGAGATTATCCATCAACCAGGCACTCCAAACGAGCAACCCACCCAGTTGGCTCGGTTATCTGATTCGCAAATGTTCTTCCATTCAAATAGAGGCCATGTCGGTCATTTAAGCatcaagttcaaatcccaggcacaatgaaatgtatttattctagAAAACTAGTGACTGATGATGTTAATGTAGGTTTTAGATTCCCTTACAAAAtgtaatgcatttataatataccatttatttgttttaaacacactgagaagtttttcccttttttttattttgcaggcACATGAAGATTCATGATAAAGATCCTTCCCTTTCTAGCCCCACCAGCCCTCCATCGTCCGGTAAAAGGAAACGCCCTTCTGCTGTTATTTCCAAGAAGAAACCCAGCCATAGTGACGATGGAGAACAAGCTGATGAGCCATCCAGTAAAAGGGTTAGATTTGTGGCTGTTATATGCAGTTTGATTTTTGCCATGTTTTAATTGGTTTATACTTGTTAAACATCCTGGATATATTCTTAGTCAATTGACTAAGGATAAATTgattctgctgtttttattaggaTATAAAAAGCTCAAGCAGCTCCTTAATTCTTATTTAAGAGGTTTATACATATGGATTATGTCTGGATATAGATGCCTAAAAATCTGTGTAATATACATAATGGATAACTCATTACATACCTACCACCTATACCTCCCAACATCAACTGCTCTGTCCTTGCTGTAGCAGCTTTTAGAAGATGGTGGAGTGGATGATCAGACAGTGGGCAAAGGGCCGGAGGAGCAGCTGCCATGCCCCATCTGCTTCAAGACACTCAGCTCCAAATATGAACTGGAAACTCATATGGAAACCCATCCTGACACTGCACTCAGGTTCGAACAGCGCCTGTACACAagaaaaatattctgttttccCAACTATATGCACGCATACAGAATATACAGCTACACCTGGATTACACTCAACTtcaaaagttgtaaatgacaaTGAAAAGTTTAACTTGCTGCTTATTTTGGTGCTTGGATTATGGCAATTTTTCACTGATTTCGATAGAACGTATATATCATTACGGTCAGGAAAGACTGCTGTGTCTTTTAACATGTGAGCTGTGTTGATAGAGGACAATAGAGGATGGAGGTTTAGGCAGAACTGCAGCAGTTGCTGGGAGATTATGGAGGCATTCTTTATGCTGAAATGGTCATAATTTAACACATACGAGCAGAGCGACCTCTTGCATACCAATTGGGGTGTTGTTTCACTGGCCTGCCTATAGGTTGATTCCTATAATTGCTGAAGTTTTCCccataattaaatttaatttaattttaaggaCTTCTGATGTCCTGTTTGTGAATtctaaattgaattaaaatgaagcaaaatgcCATATTTCGAGGAGTAACTTGAATGGAGAAGGGTCATACCTGAGTTGCTTCTAATGGTGTTTGTACATTCTCAGTCAGAAGAAGTTTAAAGGATTCATCCCTTCCCCCAGTTTGGCCCCTAGGCACCAGAGTAGGGAGTGGTGttgagaagagagagggaggaaatcGGGGAGGAGAGAGGAAGGAGGGGGGAAAGTACCATcgaggttgtgtgtgtgcgtggtgagGGGATTTAATGAGTCACAGAAGTAGACTTCAGGACGCAGTCGGCTGGACCTCTCTGTTGGGGGGTGGGGATGAGTATCCTTGGAGACATCACAGTCCAGAGACTCTAGCCCTAAAACCCACTCATGCAATGACCAACTTCCCTGAACACAAGTTAATGGGTAGCTTCATGGAGCTGGTTCATTCTGAGGTGAGCCTGCCTGGATTCATTTTCACAGCACAGTTATTGTATGGAAGTAGAGCAAATTTAGCACTAATCCTGTGTAATCACTAGAGCTAAGAGAGCTAGTTAAGAGGATCTAGGCTGCAGTGAATCGGGTGCTTAATACGGCTGAGTGTAGACCACAAGCATGCAAATACAGGGATGCTCACATGATGTGGACTTGTCATCTGTCCCTCCCAGTTGCACACTGTTACACGTCcagtcacacactcagaggCATCCAGTAATAAAGGGAGTTAGCACTTTGGTTATATGAGACTCCCTCTGGGGGGACACAACATAAACAAAATGTCTCAATGATTCATTACACAAAGGGAGAACAGGTTTGGCGGTTAGTTAGCTGTTTTTTTCATGACAAGCACTCACAAAAATGTGCAGCTATGTTAGCTAATTTATAAGCCCTGAAACTATGAAAGCACACCTGCCATGTTGTTGGCCTAGTCacactgtagtgtgttgtgtgtgtgtgtatatgtgtgtgcgcatctgtgtgtgtctgtgtgcgtgcatgtgcttTTAGATAAAGCAGCTTACGGTCACCACAGACACCTCGGGACAGTGGTGAGAGGTGTGGCCGTTGATAAGAGCTGTGTGCAACATCATAGACACTAGCCAGCTGTCTCTCATAGTGCCTGACAAACAGAAATGGAGAACTGCCACAGTTATTGCTGGAGTTATCTATCACCAACCATCATTCATTATATTTGCAGCTCCATTTTTACCCAAATTTTACCCCACATTTTCACTGACATGTTTGCAGTTGTCCATTACAATTTAATAATACTTGATTATAGTGTTTCTAAATCCATCTAAGCATCTGAGTGTTACtcaaaaatcacaaatattggttaaatataattattattttaaatataattagtattatttaCTCATAGGTGTGAGAATTGTTGCATCTCATTTCGCACACATCGAGGTTTGCTCCGTCATAATGCAGTCATCCATAAGCAGCTGCCAACTGACCTCAGTGGACGCCCATTCATTCAGAACAACCCCTCCATACCCCTAGGATTCAATGACCTGGCTTTCATTGACTTCTCCTGCCACAAATTCCCTCACATTGCCCAGGTAATTACCTGCATTTTGCATTCAGCTCCAATTAAATGTAAATCCCAAAGTTTTTATTATGTGGTATTTAAGTCCATGGTGTTGctactgtatttttaattaattatttaattattcaaatcAATAGGTTTGGTGTGAAACCAATCTACGCCGCTGCACCAGCAAGCTTCATCGctttgtgtgtgagacctgtgaCAAAGCTTTCCCTTTAAATGTGGCGTTAGACTTGCACAAGTCCACACATGACACTTCTGAAACCAAGGAAGAGTCTGTTTCCTCTCAGCTTTCCAGTACAGAGTCCCCCATATCTGAGAAAAGTAGCTTCATGGGTTCTCTGGGTTTGCAACACATCTCTCAGGTCAAACCTGTACCCTCAGAGGAGGATGCCTTGCAAGCAGAGCTGGACAGTATCCGTGTAATCCATGTGGAGCCATCATTGGTCCAAAAGGATTCTAGCCTTCTTGGTGGGATTAGCCTGTCTCTGGTGGACCCATCATCTCTCCGGGGTCTGTCCCAGCACGAGGCACTCAAACTCCTTTCTTTACAGCCATTTCAAACTGGTTTTCTTGTCCAGCCAGACGGCGGGATGGTAGTAAAGCCAGTTTGTGGTGAGACTGGAATGGAACTGGCTGACATACAGCAGATCCTCAAAGTGGCTTCTGCTGCCCCCAACCAGATCAGCCTCCCTCCCTTGTCCAAGGCACcatgcagtgcagtgcagtcaAACTGTAAGCAGATGCCCCCACTCAAGCCAAAGCCTCTGGTGGCTCCCAGGACCAATATGACAACCTCCACTCCTCCTCCACTTTTAAGCACCCAGCAGGCATCACTAGGTTGCATCAGCCCCAGTCTACCACCACCTGCTGGCCAGTTCCCGAAGGCTGCCAAGGAACTGTctccatcttcatcttcatcatcttcttcttgcAACCAGGCTCCTAttgaaaaaatgcaaatggaAGCTGATTGCATGGGTGATGCCCACACTCCCATGGACACAGACGACCAACAAATTAAGCAGGCAGAAGACAAGATAAGGGAGCCATCTGGAAAGAAGGGAGCAGGTCGGAAAGGGTCATACCCGTGCCGATTTTGTGACCAGGTATTTGCATATTCAGGAGTACTACAGGCGCACATGCGTTATCATCTGGGTATCTTGCCCCACCAGTGTAATATTTGTGACTATGTTGCTCCTGACAAAGCCACACTGATTCGTCATCTGCGCACTCACAGTGGTGAACGACCTTACGTCTGCCGAGTCTGCCATTACCCATTCACTGTTAAAGCCAACTGTGAACGCCACCTTCGCAAGAAACACATGAAGAACACTCGTAAGGAAATTGAGAAAAATATCAAGTATGTCACCTCATCCACATCGATGTCCGATGCATTAGAACAAACTGGCTCAGGTGACACTATCTGTCGTTTATGTGGTGAGGACCTTAAGACCTACCGAGCACTACAGATCCACATGCGTGTCCACAATGGCTTCCAGAGAAAGCCATATGAGTGTAAACGCTGTGGAGCAGCCTTTCTGGCCAAGCGTAACTGTATCCACCACCTACTGAAACAGCACCCTGAGATTAAAGAGCAGGACATAGAAGAGCATATAGCTACCATCACTGTTGCTCCTTCTCATGCGAGTCCTAAACCTCCTTCACTCAATGGAGTGCCACCAAGTGCTTCACTCTGTCCCATCAAAATGGAGGATCTAAGTTTCTATGCCGCAGATCAGGACCAACCACTGGACTTCTCAAACAAAAACCGGGGCGGTAACAATGCTGGAAACTTCAGTGCTTCCCCTAGAATCAAGATGGAGTCTGCCACTTACGATGATTCCATGGAGCCCATTGATCTCTCTATTCCCAAGAATCCAGATAAAAAGATGAAGGTAAATACTGATGCAGTGTTGCAAAGAGAAGTGAAAAAGGAACAGACATCCCTTAACATAATGGATCACACACTTGCCCCAGGCCTGCAAATACATAGAGCCACTGATGAAAAACCACAGCAGCTTGGGTGCTACCAGCTTCCCACTGCTTTGACCACCATCGGTGCAACCAGTGCAGCAGGTCGTGCCTTGCGGCTAAAGCCCCTGCTACCTAAACCGAATTCTGCTGGTGTGAAGGAGCTCCCACCACTGGCCTCCATTGCCCAGATTATCTCCTCTGTCTCTGGTGCCCCCGACCTCCTGAAACGAGACAACCCCAACGGCTGTCATGAGTCTGTCTCAGACACCTCAGCTGAGGAGTTTCTCAAAGAGGGATCCAAAAGGAGAAGCAATAAAAGGCAAGCCATCAACACAGCTAAGGAAAAGCCTGCAATGAATTCAACAGACCCTAATATTGACCTCGAGTCCAGTGGGGAGTTTGCCAGTGTGGAGAAGATGCTGGCCACCAGTAATGCCAATAAATTTAGCACCTACTTAAAAACCAACATAATGGAGCTAGAAAGGAAAGAGGGAGAACAATCGTGCAATGGTGAcaagaaagaagcaaaagatGAAAAACAGATGCAAACCAAGCAGACCTCACAGCCCCAGCAGTCCAAAGGGAAAAAGAATGCATACTCAAACTCTGTGCAAAAAATGACTTGCCCATTCTGTCCCAGAGTCTTTCCATGGGCCAGCTCACTCCAGCGCCacatgctgacacacacaggtaacatGCAAATCATCTTATACAAAGGTCTTTGAATGTCTGTATACTTAAATAattttgtagttttaaaaataGTGTGACAGGtaaatttagcttttttttttttttttttttttttttttttttacatctggCATAATTTGACATCAATTCATTGTGCGGTTTAGGTCAAAAGCCATACCCTTGCCCTAAATGCGAAGCCCTGTTCTCAACCAAGTCCAACTGTGAGCGCCATCTTTTGCGCAAGCATGGAGTAACCAATAGAGTCCTTCGGCAAAATGGTGCCATACCTAAAGCCAAGGAGCCAGAGGAATGCTCGCCAGAGAGCGCAGGTTAGGACTGTTATAACTATTATCAAGACCAGTGTGCTGGAAATTATATGCAGTAAAAGAATATGGTTTAAAACTGAGCTAGTCttaaaattttatattgaacaaaattaataatagaAATCAGTGTTAAGCTATATAGAGTAACCTTTAAAGATATTAAGTCACATTTGGAATTAAATGggaacaaaatataaaataggtACAGAACTTAACCTCTTTATTGCCTGTAGACTGCTGACTCAGTCAGAAAGATATGCAGTTTGTGagaatgtgtatttattttctgcagTATTTTGGGGATGCTGGATGTTATATATTACACTTACTTTGGGATAAAGCCAGACTTGTGTACCATAAATGcaagaaaaaatttaattgtacgttaaatgttatgtaatgtCATCACAGACATTGctcatttaattttctttacagGCATAAAAATCTGACCCTAGATTTTATATACTCACACTGGCAAcgtttaatgtaatttaattttgtgttttagaGAGCATGTCAGAAACAGAGCTCACTAGTGGCGAGGCAATGGAGCTGACAAATTCTGAAGCTGAAAAGCCAGCTGCGTCGGATGCTGAGAAACCCTCTCCAGCCAAGCCCACagaggcagctgcagtaaagccTCTCCTCCACCAGGGGGAGCCAGAACACCAAGATGTGCAGGAGTCtttgaaaacaaaaagcacagcTAATGACGATGATACCAACAGCAATAAAAGCCTGGATCTGAACTTTGCTAGCAAATTAATTGACTTTACATTCTCAGAGGGTGAACAACAGAGGTCCTCTCCTGCTGTAGACAGTGATTCACATGAACAGGAAGAGTCCAAGCTGACCTGCAAGAGCTGCAACAAGAGCTTCAGATACGCTGCCACTCTGGCACGACATGAAAAAGTTCATGTTTTAGAAAGTGCAGCCGATGCCACTAACGTGAACTCCAAAGTGGATGACGCAGCAGAGTCTTGTGAACTGAAAAAGGATGATGTAGAAGACGAGGTGGAGAAAGTGGAGCGAAATGGGACGGCAGAAAGTGAAGGAGCAGGCAGTACAATGGACAGTGGCTCTGAGGAGGACAGGGAGGAGAGGAGTGATGAAGAAGGAGGTGCGACTGAACCAAAGAGCTGTGAAGGGGAGGCTGAATTGTCTGGGAGCAAAACTGACAAGAGGAAGAAGATATGCGGGGTGTGTGGTAAACGCTTCTGGAGCCTTCAGGATCTGACGAGACACATGCGCTCTCACACAGGTAAGAACAATTTGAATGAATAAGTGTTAAATTTTTTGATATACAGCATAGATAATACTATGTTGGATGCTTCAACTATCATTTTTCGCTAGGTGAACGGCCCTACAAGTGTCAGACCTGCGAGCGCACATTCACCCTGAAACACAGCCTGGTCAGGCACCAGCGTATACACCAGAAACCCCGTGGTGCAGATGGAGAGATGGGCAGGGCTGGAGAGGAGGAGGGATTCAGCGGGGGCTCGGCTAGTGAGAGGGAATCCACCCCCACCAGCACGAACCCTCCATCTGAAAACGAGAGTGAAAGCATGAAGGAGAAAGAGCGTGAGTCTGCCTCCGCCACAAAAAGGGAGTCGGAACTTAATAAAGAAACGTCTGTCACAGAGAAGGCAGAAACCGTACCAGCTACAGATACACCCAAAGAGCCTCCAGCAGAGGAACTAGCCTCAGATTCACCCACAGAGGTGGAGCATCCAGCCGGATTTCTGAAAGGCCTGTTGGAGATCCATTCCAAGCCTGACATTGAACGCATCCTCCCTACCAGTGAGCCTCCTCTCCTTGGGGTGGAGTGAAGGAGTAACTCCAGTGCGAGTGCCATACAATAAGTTCTTTTGTactgcagaacattttaaacagcaacaaaaagacCATTTACAAGTGCCTTGCTACTTTTTTTGCTATATCTTTATCTACTACCAGATGATTTAGTTGATTTTTAGagtattttataaaaatcttttttgaaAATGCCACattaagcaataaataaatgaacactttAGTATAATGATTTGTATATGATTAAGGGACTGAACAGAGAATGGACAGATGAGGCTGCAAACAAGCTGGCACATGGCTACTGAGACTACTGTGTGACGATTTGTGCATACGAGTGTAACTGGAATATGTACAACTGCGCTTATTTTTCAAAAGGCCGGTTCATGGACTCAAATCCACCTTTCAGCTTTAGTGATAGAAAGGCCTCCAGAATACCTGAAACAGTGAATTGTATTCTGGCTTTTGTATTACATAACAGAGGGTACAGTGAGTTGCAGAGGCTTCAGTCTGGAAGGCAAGGCTGCATTAGGGGTAACCCTCTGATCAATGTGCGACAACTCTCAGAATATAATATCTGGGCAATATTTGCCTATAATAGCATGATTTGTTTTCCAGCTACACTGACCATGTCAGAATCCTGTtttaatctttgttttttttggaagaaagtCAAggacagggtttttttttttactgagggaagcgcagtgtttttttttttgttttttttttttttttaatctaaaggGCTCTAGCTCCAGTATCACctacaaaacacaaacagatcTCAACAGAAAGAGAGTCCTGTGTCCAGGTTAAATGTCTTCCAAAACCTTTCTACTTCAAGCCTTACTTGTGTTTCTCCAGAGGTTTTAGACAGGCCTCCTGCATCCAAATGCTAGTTTTTCTCATTACTTGAAAGCTGTCACCCTGCTGCCTCCTGTCTGGCTACGGCACCAGTTCCAGGACCATCATCCTCCTGAGCATCTCTCCTAGTAGGATATCAGGTCAATCATATGATCACATGTGGAGTTGGGTATTTCTGTACGTTTAACTTTTTTCTCaaatgtgtaaagtgtaaaccTCAGTCTCAAAGTGAACCTCAAAGAGCAGCAAATCGAACTGGTAGAGTAATTACGGCGTTTTCCAGACTAGTCCTCGCTGACTGGACGACTCCCATTTACCACAGTCACCTCTGGTGTTTTACAGGAAACAAAAACCATTTGAATTTGTGGTGTGAGCGCTATGAAACAGAGTATTAATAAGCGAGCATTTCTTTAACAGGTGATGAGCAATCCGGTATTGGATGACGTATTTCCTCACCACAGTGGCCACTGGCACAAGACTAGTGTTGGATGAACTTGAATGAAAAATGCAATCTCTTACTCAGTCTGCGTATTGTATTCCGAGACTCTGTTTCTCCTAATGCCTTTTCCTGGGTTgctatgtgtgagtgtgttgcgTGTGTATCcacgtgtgtatatattttcctGTTGAGAATGCACACGGactgttttaaatgtatttattgtagcCCAGTGTGGgtaaagaagtaaaaatatGGAGAAGCCATGTATTAATTATGCTGCAGagagaaatgtttcagattCAATACTTTAGTAGCCCAGCTGATCTGGGTCTTTTTTCCCCTAGCAATAATCACTATTGATCCAAAGGCTTTATGtagatgtttttatgttttatagacTTTGTGGTctattttgtctcttttttggCTATAATTATTATCACTATTATATCAGTTTGGATGAGAtatgagtttgtttttttctctttgataTACAAGGCATATAAAACTGTGAAATTTATTGTTCTTTTGTTGGGTAAATCTTTAGGGTAGATTTGCATGTTAACCTTTTTATGTTCTATTAAATGGGTATTTTTCTGATCCTTTCTTCTCACACTGTCTTGCTCTCAGGGTTTTTACATGATGCTTATTTGTAATATACTTTCCTGAGTTGCAAATATTCTCCCCAACTCTTGATTTTGGAACAAGTTGAACTGTCAATCACTACTTCTAGCACTTGACTGTGAATTAAAACGAGTGGGGTGGATATACTGAACCTATGCACACCCACATTCCTCTCATCACTTTGCTTATTTTCCATGTATTTTCTGGTTATTTGTTTCTTCCTGGTTCCTTCATGCCCTTTCTCCTTGTTATATGGCAGAAACTAGTAAATGTACAGTCTTCTCCAGTCTTGCCACCTGGCTCTGATTGATATTAAAGGGAGCTTCGCGTCGCTgctacacacaaaaaataattcTACTGGACTTGAACGGAACCAGAATCATCAATAGTATTTTGGTACACTACTCCTGCTCTTCACACGAGTGCTTTGAAATCAGAAATTTAAGCTGTTCTGTATCAAACctttaaagcaataaaattgTATTAATGCAATATGATGTCTAATGTGTCTGCTTTGGTTATAGATAATGCATTTCAGTTTGGTACAGATTCCCCCCCTCTAACAGACCAAAGGCATATCAGGCTCTGGTGGCTTAGTGAGGAAAACTCCTAGGGTGCTGTAACATTACTCTGGCTCCTAATATGCAAAGAAAGGAATTCTATTATACTTCCattgtatttataaaacaaatgaatttacCAAGAGTTGTTCTGCTGGCTGACAGGATCTACATGCATATCATCGGTGTTGAGGTGAAATATGCCAAATTATGTGATAGCACTAGATTCACTACTGGTTTTAGGATCCATTTTCTTTGGTCATTTCTCATTTTCCTGAAAAGTATGTGAATGCACCAGAATGATAACAGCTGTAGCAGTAACAgcatattaaatttaattattaaattaaagctaATATAAACAGACTGTGAAcctcagcattaatacaccacAAGAaacaagattagaaaaaaaaaaaaaaaaatcacctggtctttttccagtcttcaactgtccagtgtgggtgagccagtgcccatgatagcctcagattcctgttcttggctaacaggagtggaaaccaatgtggtcttctgttgttgtaccCCATCCACCTCatggttcgatgttttgtgcatgctgagatgtgtttctgctcaccagttgtaaagagtaattatttgagttgctatagacttcctgttagctcagatcagtctgatctctctcatcaacaaggtgtttcagcctgcagaccctctgtacaacgtttttttttttctttttttcgcACCATTATGTGCAAACTCTAGggactgttctgtgtgaaaatccaatgagatcagtttctgaaatactcaaaccaacccatctggcaccaataaccatgccatggttaaagtcacagagatcatcacacttttccccattctgatgttcgatgtgaacattaactgaaactcttgacatgtatctgtatgagtttatgcattgtgctgctgccacatgattggctgattagataactgcgtgagtgtataggtgttcctaataaagtggacagtgagtgtatttcaGTAAGTTATCATTTAATAATGTTGTAAATTATTTCTGctaattaataacattttagTGATGGATTAAATAAACAGTCAGTGCAGgtgtatttcattaacatttaaataaaggtcaatgtgttaatgtgtgttagcTTATTTTGTTGCTTTGTTAGCTTTACTTACGGCTGAAGTTtatggtttgttcatgttaactaatgcagtaaataatgtttaatgtaaagCATTGCCGTTGTAACTAACTCAAAGTAAATACTGACTCCATAAAATAAGTATTTAGGTGAAAGGATATAATCATACATAAGGTCTCTACATTTTCAGCAGTTCACATTTAAATCATTACTAATGAGACACACAGTTTATGCTTTCTCATGACTACAGTGAGGGTCACTTGTGAATGAAGACGCACTTCTCCTGATTGCTCATCAGTCCATTTCTGCTCCACAGGATATGTCTTAAATAATAATGGTGTGATTTACAGactagggctgggtgatatgatgatataatatcctTATAAATTATGCCATGATACACTTTCCTAAAATATTGTGGGTATAGTGATatctttataactttttttttttcttttcaaaaaaaaaaaaaaaaaaaatacactctgatacctgatttgatatttttctactgttttactatttatttatttatttattgttttaaaaactgattttcTAAACAATttccaatttatttttgtagacattaaataaaagcatcatcacattttttaaaggtttatttttaaatgcaacactactgttgtGCAGATTGTTAGGAAGCCTACATATGTGATGagtattgtttattgtttattgaaaTGTCTTCAGAGTTaatcattttggtaaaatagaGAGGGTCGGAATTATAAAGACTTCTACATTTAGAAATATATGTAACCAGTGAATGGATTTGAAGGCGATTTGTTGAGATTCCTCATTCTGGTGCACTCAAGagctcaaagtggggtctgtggtGTATACCCAGGGGTCCCTGACACtattgccttaaaaaaaaaaaaaaaaaaaaaaatcacatgactcTGGTGGAGATCACTATAAACTATTATCAAGGTTGTTATGGTTATTATTTAGTTGTCATAGTTCTAAGCATAATTGACCCCATCACCAATTCCAAAAATTAATTGCTCATTACTAATTACTCTATTCCCCTgttagtgtttaaaataaaatgccacagaagggggaaaaacatatctatctatctatctatcttggattttttattacttattacttattatttgtttgcctcgcacctctggggttgggggttcgaatcctgcctccaccctgtgcgTGTGGAGTTTGTAtattctccccgtgctttgggggtttcctccgggtattccggtttcctcccccagtccaaagacatgtgctgtagACTGATTGGTATctttaaattgtctgtagtgtgtgaatgggtgtgtgagtgcccaggcaccctgtccagggtgtccccctccctgtgccccgagtcccctgggacaTGCTCCAGactccccgcgaccctgtgtaggataagcagcacagaaaatggatggatggattattgCTATACatctaatacatttctttttgtaCAAAATCAGAGGTGTGTATAATTAGGGTATATAATCAC contains:
- the rreb1a gene encoding ras-responsive element-binding protein 1 isoform X3 — translated: MDSSAEEKKMGEEVSSAIGTMEAEQTEETDHCAESPRKSVVSVADAQIRVEAGKEGADGADLSSITSMMSTVMKAAQLNGGVEVSNKTPTKTSSKSPSASRYTRKSQDVKDDTSSLICPLCDKNCQTQHQLTMHIRQHNSDTGASDHSCSICGKCLSSASSLDRHMLVHSGERPYKCSVCGQTFTTNGNMHRHMKIHDKDPSLSSPTSPPSSGKRKRPSAVISKKKPSHSDDGEQADEPSSKRQLLEDGGVDDQTVGKGPEEQLPCPICFKTLSSKYELETHMETHPDTALRCENCCISFRTHRGLLRHNAVIHKQLPTDLSGRPFIQNNPSIPLGFNDLAFIDFSCHKFPHIAQVWCETNLRRCTSKLHRFVCETCDKAFPLNVALDLHKSTHDTSETKEESVSSQLSSTESPISEKSSFMGSLGLQHISQVKPVPSEEDALQAELDSIRVIHVEPSLVQKDSSLLGGISLSLVDPSSLRGLSQHEALKLLSLQPFQTGFLVQPDGGMVVKPVCGETGMELADIQQILKVASAAPNQISLPPLSKAPCSAVQSNCKQMPPLKPKPLVAPRTNMTTSTPPPLLSTQQASLGCISPSLPPPAGQFPKAAKELSPSSSSSSSSCNQAPIEKMQMEADCMGDAHTPMDTDDQQIKQAEDKIREPSGKKGAGRKGSYPCRFCDQVFAYSGVLQAHMRYHLGILPHQCNICDYVAPDKATLIRHLRTHSGERPYVCRVCHYPFTVKANCERHLRKKHMKNTRKEIEKNIKYVTSSTSMSDALEQTGSGDTICRLCGEDLKTYRALQIHMRVHNGFQRKPYECKRCGAAFLAKRNCIHHLLKQHPEIKEQDIEEHIATITVAPSHASPKPPSLNGVPPSASLCPIKMEDLSFYAADQDQPLDFSNKNRGGNNAGNFSASPRIKMESATYDDSMEPIDLSIPKNPDKKMKVNTDAVLQREVKKEQTSLNIMDHTLAPGLQIHRATDEKPQQLGCYQLPTALTTIGATSAAGRALRLKPLLPKPNSAGVKELPPLASIAQIISSVSGAPDLLKRDNPNGCHESVSDTSAEEFLKEGSKRRSNKRQAINTAKEKPAMNSTDPNIDLESSGEFASVEKMLATSNANKFSTYLKTNIMELERKEGEQSCNGDKKEAKDEKQMQTKQTSQPQQSKGKKNAYSNSVQKMTCPFCPRVFPWASSLQRHMLTHTGQKPYPCPKCEALFSTKSNCERHLLRKHGVTNRVLRQNGAIPKAKEPEECSPESAESMSETELTSGEAMELTNSEAEKPAASDAEKPSPAKPTEAAAVKPLLHQGEPEHQDVQESLKTKSTANDDDTNSNKSLDLNFASKLIDFTFSEGEQQRSSPAVDSDSHEQEESKLTCKSCNKSFRYAATLARHEKVHVLESAADATNVNSKVDDAAESCELKKDDVEDEVEKVERNGTAESEGAGSTMDSGSEEDREERSDEEGGATEPKSCEGEAELSGSKTDKRKKICGVCGKRFWSLQDLTRHMRSHTGERPYKCQTCERTFTLKHSLVRHQRIHQKPRGADGEMGRAGEEEGFSGGSASERESTPTSTNPPSENESESMKEKERESASATKRESELNKETSVTEKAETVPATDTPKEPPAEELASDSPTEVEHPAGFLKGLLEIHSKPDIERILPTSEPPLLGVE